A region from the Microbispora sp. ZYX-F-249 genome encodes:
- the pflB gene encoding formate C-acetyltransferase, whose product MTVTEVRHQGDAQAPAHVAWRGFRGTTWRGNVDVRDFIQANYTPYEGDESFLAGPTERTRAVWAEVSDLFPEERRRGIYDVDTVTPSSITAHRPGYIDSERELIVGLQTDAPLKRAIMPAGGLRMVENGLAAYGYTLDPQVKEIFTKYRKTHNDGVFDAYTPEIRAARRAGIITGLPDAYGRGRIIGDYRRVALYGVDRLIEAKRAELRTLDGEFSTDAVIRDREELAEQLRALDELKRMAASYGYDISRPAATAREAIQWLYFAYLAAVKEQNGAAMSLGRTSTFVDVYLERDLAEGRLTERAAQELVDDFVIKLRIVRFLRTPEYDQLFSGDPTWVTESIGGIGADGRPLVTRTSYRYLQTLRNLGPAPEPNLTVFWSPRLPEPFKRFCARLSIETSSIQYESDELMRPRYGDDTAIACCVSAAPVGRQMQFFGARVNLAKALLYAINGGRDEISGEQVGPACPPLTGDVLDYEEVAAAFDRMMDWLAKTYVNALNVIHYMHDKYAYERIEMALHDYPVKRTLACGIAGLSVAADSLSAVKHARVRVLRDVTGLAVDYVVEGDYPAYGNNDDRADAIAVDLVRSFMDKIRRNPSYRDAEHTQSVLTITSNVVYGKHTGNTPDGRRAGTPFAPGANPMNGRDRHGLVASALSVAKLPYEQAQDGVSLTSTVTPDGLGRTADDRVADLVGVLDGYFDAGGFHMNVNVLDRATLIDAMDHPEKYPQLTIRVSGYAVNFVRLTREQQQDVVDRTFHGRL is encoded by the coding sequence ATGACCGTCACCGAGGTCAGGCACCAGGGAGACGCGCAGGCGCCCGCGCACGTGGCGTGGCGCGGTTTCCGCGGCACGACCTGGCGCGGGAACGTCGACGTGCGCGACTTCATCCAGGCGAACTACACGCCGTACGAGGGCGACGAGTCGTTCCTCGCCGGGCCGACCGAGCGGACCCGCGCGGTCTGGGCGGAGGTGTCGGACCTGTTCCCCGAGGAGCGGCGGCGCGGGATCTACGACGTGGACACCGTCACCCCCTCCTCGATCACCGCGCACCGGCCCGGCTACATCGACTCCGAGCGCGAGCTCATCGTCGGACTGCAGACCGACGCCCCGCTGAAGCGGGCGATCATGCCGGCGGGCGGGCTGCGGATGGTCGAGAACGGCTTGGCCGCCTACGGCTACACGCTGGACCCCCAGGTGAAGGAGATCTTCACCAAGTATCGCAAGACGCACAACGACGGCGTCTTCGACGCGTACACGCCGGAGATCCGGGCGGCCCGCCGCGCCGGAATCATCACCGGGCTCCCCGACGCGTACGGCCGCGGGCGCATCATCGGCGACTACCGGCGCGTCGCGTTGTACGGCGTGGACCGGCTGATCGAGGCCAAGCGGGCCGAGCTGCGCACGCTGGACGGCGAGTTCTCCACGGACGCGGTCATCCGCGACCGGGAGGAGCTGGCCGAGCAACTGCGCGCCCTCGACGAGCTGAAGCGGATGGCCGCCTCCTACGGCTACGACATCTCGCGGCCCGCGGCCACCGCGCGCGAGGCCATCCAGTGGCTCTACTTCGCCTATCTCGCCGCCGTCAAGGAGCAGAACGGCGCGGCCATGTCCCTCGGCCGCACCTCCACCTTCGTGGACGTCTACCTGGAGCGGGACCTCGCCGAGGGGCGGCTCACCGAGCGGGCGGCGCAGGAGCTGGTCGACGACTTCGTCATCAAGCTGCGCATCGTCCGCTTCCTGCGCACCCCCGAGTACGACCAGCTCTTCTCCGGCGACCCGACCTGGGTGACGGAGTCGATCGGCGGCATCGGCGCGGACGGCAGGCCGCTGGTCACCCGCACCAGCTACCGCTACCTGCAGACGCTGCGCAACCTCGGCCCCGCGCCCGAGCCGAACCTGACGGTCTTCTGGTCGCCGCGGCTGCCCGAGCCGTTCAAGCGCTTCTGCGCCCGCCTGTCCATCGAGACCAGCTCGATCCAGTACGAGAGCGACGAGCTGATGCGGCCGCGGTACGGCGACGACACCGCCATCGCCTGCTGCGTCTCGGCCGCCCCCGTCGGCAGGCAGATGCAGTTCTTCGGCGCCCGGGTCAACCTCGCCAAGGCCCTGCTGTACGCGATCAACGGCGGCCGGGACGAGATCAGCGGCGAGCAGGTCGGCCCCGCCTGTCCCCCGCTGACCGGCGACGTGCTCGACTACGAGGAGGTCGCGGCGGCGTTCGACCGGATGATGGACTGGCTCGCGAAGACGTACGTGAACGCGCTGAACGTCATCCACTACATGCACGACAAGTACGCCTACGAGCGCATCGAGATGGCGCTGCACGACTACCCCGTCAAGCGCACGCTCGCCTGCGGCATCGCCGGCCTGTCGGTGGCCGCCGACAGCCTGTCGGCCGTCAAGCACGCGAGGGTCCGGGTGCTGCGCGACGTGACCGGGCTGGCCGTGGACTACGTGGTCGAGGGCGACTACCCGGCGTACGGCAACAACGACGACCGGGCCGACGCCATCGCCGTCGACCTCGTGAGGTCGTTCATGGACAAGATCCGCCGCAACCCGTCCTACCGCGACGCCGAGCACACCCAGTCGGTGCTCACCATCACCTCCAACGTGGTGTACGGCAAGCACACCGGCAACACGCCCGACGGGCGCAGGGCCGGCACGCCGTTCGCTCCCGGCGCCAACCCGATGAACGGCCGCGACCGGCACGGCCTGGTCGCCTCGGCGCTGTCGGTGGCCAAGCTCCCGTACGAGCAGGCGCAGGACGGCGTCTCGCTCACCAGCACGGTCACCCCTGACGGGCTGGGCCGCACGGCCGACGACCGGGTCGCCGACCTCGTGGGCGTGCTCGACGGCTACTTCGACGCGGGCGGCTTCCACATGAACGTCAACGTGCTCGACCGGGCCACGCTGATCGACGCGATGGACCACCCCGAGAAGTACCCGCAGCTCACCATCCGCGTCTCCGGGTACGCCGTCAACTTCGTCCGGCTCACCCGGGAACAGCAGCAGGACGTCGTCGACCGCACCTTCCACGGGCGGCTGTGA
- a CDS encoding flavodoxin domain-containing protein: MTRVLVAYGSRRGSTAEIAGWIGDTLRGEGLETEVADAGSVRDVTAYDAVVLGGALYAGHWHKDARRFARRHAAALSGRPVWLFSSGPLDRSADEAEIPPVPQAARAAEALRALGHRTFGGRLARDAKGFIAARIAERAGGDYRDPDGVRAWARQVAERVAATQGTEV, translated from the coding sequence ATGACACGTGTGCTGGTCGCCTACGGATCCAGACGAGGCTCGACCGCGGAGATCGCGGGCTGGATCGGCGACACCCTGCGCGGGGAGGGGCTCGAGACCGAGGTCGCGGACGCGGGGTCGGTCCGCGACGTCACCGCCTACGACGCCGTGGTGCTGGGCGGAGCGCTCTATGCGGGGCACTGGCACAAGGACGCCCGGCGCTTCGCCCGGCGGCACGCCGCGGCCCTGTCCGGCCGGCCGGTGTGGCTGTTCAGCAGCGGGCCGCTCGACCGGTCCGCGGACGAGGCCGAGATCCCGCCGGTCCCGCAGGCGGCCCGGGCGGCGGAGGCTCTCCGTGCATTGGGGCACCGGACGTTCGGGGGACGGCTCGCCCGTGACGCCAAGGGCTTCATCGCCGCGAGGATCGCCGAAAGGGCCGGTGGCGACTACCGCGACCCGGACGGGGTACGCGCCTGGGCGCGACAGGTCGCCGAGCGGGTGGCGGCCACGCAAGGGACGGAGGTCTGA
- a CDS encoding winged helix-turn-helix transcriptional regulator, which translates to METMQAPRPPVTPEECVVTRTLTFVGSRWTPLVIWHLLDGTKRYGELRQALPGISPKTLADRLQALEERGLVTRTVHPEKPPRVEYALTPRGFALGKILDDVARWGEEWEDAD; encoded by the coding sequence ATGGAAACAATGCAGGCACCGCGGCCGCCGGTCACTCCCGAAGAATGCGTCGTCACCCGGACGCTGACGTTCGTGGGCAGCAGGTGGACGCCGCTGGTGATCTGGCACCTGCTCGACGGCACCAAGCGCTACGGCGAGCTTCGTCAGGCGCTGCCCGGGATCAGCCCCAAGACGCTGGCCGACCGCCTGCAGGCCCTGGAGGAGCGCGGACTCGTCACGCGCACGGTGCATCCGGAGAAGCCGCCGCGCGTGGAGTACGCCCTGACGCCCCGGGGCTTCGCACTCGGGAAGATCCTCGACGACGTCGCACGGTGGGGCGAAGAGTGGGAGGACGCGGACTGA
- a CDS encoding NmrA family NAD(P)-binding protein: MTRTIIAVHGATGTQGSPVVRRLRALGHQVRPLNSASADLADAASLAAAYKGADAVVVQLPQVFGEIALRHAASVLAAVCEAAVSRVVFNPGMPLPPDPVGVPFVDARVLLARELPARVEAASVIGPAGPYLENLVQPWSARRVREHGELVYPLPAEAPVPWSALDDLAEAVGEALAAAEPPARLVVTGPEEVTGDRLAAAAASAAGRPVRYLWVEPAEYARLITPVVGREAAEGIAGFYSPAAAAAPPPIPERWLHRGTTTVERWAARQAWR; encoded by the coding sequence ATGACGAGAACGATCATTGCCGTGCACGGAGCGACCGGAACCCAGGGCTCTCCCGTCGTACGGAGGCTGCGCGCACTCGGGCACCAGGTCCGGCCGCTGAACTCCGCCTCCGCCGATCTGGCCGACGCCGCCTCCCTCGCCGCGGCGTACAAGGGCGCCGACGCGGTCGTCGTGCAGCTTCCGCAGGTGTTCGGCGAGATCGCCCTGCGGCACGCGGCGTCGGTGCTCGCCGCTGTCTGCGAGGCCGCCGTGTCGCGGGTGGTGTTCAATCCGGGGATGCCCCTGCCGCCGGACCCGGTGGGTGTCCCGTTCGTCGACGCCCGGGTACTGCTCGCCCGGGAGCTGCCGGCGCGGGTGGAGGCCGCGTCCGTGATCGGTCCCGCGGGGCCGTACCTGGAGAACCTGGTGCAGCCCTGGTCGGCCCGGCGCGTCCGCGAGCACGGTGAGCTGGTCTATCCGCTGCCGGCGGAGGCCCCGGTGCCGTGGTCGGCGCTCGACGACCTGGCGGAGGCCGTCGGTGAGGCGCTGGCGGCGGCCGAGCCGCCCGCGCGGCTCGTCGTGACGGGTCCGGAGGAGGTCACCGGTGACCGGCTCGCCGCCGCGGCGGCCTCCGCCGCAGGAAGGCCGGTGCGCTACCTGTGGGTCGAGCCCGCCGAGTACGCCCGGCTCATCACGCCGGTCGTGGGCCGGGAGGCGGCCGAAGGAATCGCCGGGTTCTACTCCCCGGCCGCGGCGGCCGCACCACCGCCGATCCCGGAAAGATGGCTCCACCGGGGGACGACGACGGTGGAGCGGTGGGCCGCGCGCCAGGCGTGGCGGTGA
- the pflA gene encoding pyruvate formate-lyase-activating protein produces the protein MRGEPLGESTTRLREDAAAELCQAEPAAGGGVIESWDLSVGVDGPGTRFVVFTCGCPLRCLYCHNPETWRMRDGRRVTVDEVMTEVDRYRRFISVAGGGVTISGGEPLLQPRFTGELLRRCHESGLHTALDTSGFLGDRASDALLADSDLVLLDIKSYDPEGYRRLTGARLEPTLRFARRLADLGRPVWVRFVLVPGHTDAEEDVEGLARFVASLGNVERVDVLPFHRMAAGKYARLGLAYPLAGVRPPDQDLLDRVHAQFAAHGVTSV, from the coding sequence ATGCGCGGCGAACCACTCGGCGAGTCCACCACCCGGCTCCGTGAGGACGCCGCCGCCGAGCTCTGCCAGGCGGAGCCGGCGGCCGGCGGGGGCGTCATCGAGTCGTGGGACCTGTCGGTCGGCGTGGACGGTCCCGGCACCCGCTTCGTGGTGTTCACCTGCGGCTGCCCGCTGCGCTGCCTGTACTGCCACAACCCGGAGACCTGGCGCATGCGCGACGGCCGCCGGGTCACGGTGGACGAGGTCATGACCGAGGTGGACCGCTACCGGCGGTTCATCTCGGTCGCCGGCGGCGGGGTGACGATCAGCGGCGGCGAGCCGCTGCTGCAGCCCCGCTTCACCGGCGAACTGCTGCGCCGCTGCCACGAGAGCGGCCTGCACACCGCGCTCGACACCTCCGGCTTCCTCGGCGACCGGGCGAGCGACGCGCTGCTGGCCGACTCCGACCTCGTGCTCCTCGACATCAAGTCGTACGACCCGGAGGGCTACCGGCGGCTCACCGGCGCACGCCTGGAGCCGACCCTGCGCTTCGCCCGCAGGCTGGCCGATCTGGGCCGCCCGGTCTGGGTGCGGTTCGTCCTGGTGCCCGGGCACACCGACGCCGAGGAGGACGTCGAGGGCCTGGCCCGCTTCGTCGCGTCGCTCGGCAACGTCGAGCGGGTCGACGTCCTGCCCTTCCACCGCATGGCCGCCGGAAAGTACGCCCGGCTCGGGCTGGCCTACCCGTTGGCCGGCGTCAGGCCCCCGGACCAGGACCTGCTGGACCGCGTGCACGCCCAGTTCGCCGCGCACGGAGTGACCAGTGTGTGA